The Metamycoplasma gateae genome window below encodes:
- a CDS encoding DAK2 domain-containing protein, producing the protein MRKINGKDWLKAVISGAYNLSNKQNLINALNVFPVPDGDTGSNMSSTIISTEKIELDNNTDINFVANKISQSMLFSARGNSGVILSQIFKGFAIAFQNKKEINSYDLVKGFEEAAKNAYKAVLKPIEGTILTVIRQTAEGLKENILIDSDITDVFRMAVKLSRISCDNTPDLLPILKEVEVTDSGGEGLYSVFEGMLLYFEGQPINLMDQKEEVNKFISDTEVFDGEFGYCTEFIVELKNKKKFKKDLLISKLEKHGNSMVVVQDEYFLKVHIHAIRPGDVLNVANSLGQFIKVKIENMTLQANDSKQNSSEQDKKKEECCDENKQECTKFKKSAIISCNSGSGIIELLKENGVSYIIEGGQTNNPSINDIISAIDSVNAETIFILPNNSNIILSAQQASTIVKDKKIIIIPTKSQAQALNVIYNYNEENSVEDNHQLMKDSLLNIHYGEIAPSIKTTKLDGVKVRAGDFMAIQEGKLKDTDGTFNGAAIKLLNNIINDDTQIVTIFYGQSVTEADVNELQNYIEINFNVAVEIYNGGQNIYPYLISAE; encoded by the coding sequence ATGAGAAAAATTAATGGTAAGGATTGATTAAAAGCGGTTATTTCTGGTGCTTATAACCTGAGCAACAAGCAAAATCTTATTAATGCTTTAAATGTTTTTCCAGTTCCTGATGGGGATACTGGTTCTAACATGTCTTCAACAATTATTTCTACAGAGAAAATAGAATTAGATAACAACACCGATATAAATTTTGTTGCTAATAAAATATCTCAAAGTATGCTGTTTTCAGCTCGTGGAAATTCAGGTGTTATTTTAAGCCAAATCTTCAAGGGTTTTGCAATAGCATTCCAGAATAAAAAAGAAATCAACTCATATGATTTAGTTAAAGGTTTTGAAGAAGCAGCAAAAAATGCATATAAAGCGGTTCTAAAACCAATTGAAGGAACAATATTAACAGTTATTAGACAAACAGCAGAAGGTCTAAAGGAAAATATCTTAATTGATAGTGATATAACAGATGTATTTAGAATGGCTGTAAAACTATCAAGAATAAGTTGTGATAATACTCCAGATTTATTACCAATTTTAAAAGAAGTTGAAGTTACCGACTCTGGCGGCGAAGGACTATATTCTGTTTTTGAAGGGATGCTTTTATACTTCGAAGGCCAACCTATTAATCTAATGGACCAAAAAGAAGAGGTTAATAAATTTATTTCAGACACCGAAGTCTTTGATGGCGAATTTGGGTATTGTACAGAATTTATTGTTGAGTTAAAAAATAAGAAAAAATTTAAAAAAGATTTATTAATTTCAAAACTTGAAAAACACGGAAATTCAATGGTTGTGGTTCAAGACGAATATTTCTTAAAAGTTCATATCCACGCAATTAGACCAGGCGATGTTTTAAATGTGGCAAATAGTTTAGGTCAATTTATTAAAGTAAAAATCGAAAATATGACTCTTCAAGCAAACGATAGTAAGCAAAATAGTAGCGAACAAGACAAGAAAAAAGAAGAATGTTGCGATGAAAATAAACAAGAATGCACTAAGTTTAAAAAATCAGCAATAATTTCTTGCAATTCGGGATCAGGAATAATTGAACTATTGAAAGAAAATGGTGTGTCCTACATTATCGAAGGAGGACAAACAAACAACCCTTCAATTAATGATATTATTTCAGCTATAGATTCAGTTAATGCAGAAACAATATTTATATTACCAAATAATTCAAACATCATTCTTTCTGCGCAACAAGCCTCTACGATTGTAAAAGATAAAAAAATTATTATTATTCCAACTAAATCACAAGCACAAGCCTTAAATGTAATCTATAACTATAATGAAGAAAATAGCGTTGAAGATAATCATCAATTAATGAAAGATTCGCTTTTAAATATTCATTATGGTGAGATTGCTCCTTCAATAAAAACAACCAAATTAGACGGTGTAAAAGTGAGAGCAGGTGACTTTATGGCTATTCAAGAAGGCAAATTAAAAGACACTGATGGTACCTTTAATGGGGCTGCAATTAAATTATTAAATAACATAATTAATGATGATACACAAATAGTAACAATTTTTTATGGTCAATCAGTAACTGAGGCAGACGTTAACGAGCTTCAAAATTATATTGAGATTAATTTTAACGTTGCTGTTGAAATATATAATGGTGGACAAAATA